Proteins from a genomic interval of Geodermatophilus obscurus DSM 43160:
- a CDS encoding tautomerase family protein yields the protein MPLVRIDVIEGRRTPEELRRLADAVQEVVLDVFAAPPRDRYQVITEHRPGQIICEDTGLGIERTDDLVVLQVFQQGRSEEQKRALYAGLAQRLEEAAGLSPSDLVVSVASNTREDWSFGLGRAQFLEGDL from the coding sequence ATGCCGCTCGTCCGCATCGACGTCATCGAGGGACGGCGTACCCCCGAGGAGCTGCGCCGCCTGGCAGACGCCGTCCAGGAGGTCGTGCTCGACGTCTTCGCCGCGCCGCCGCGGGACCGGTACCAGGTGATCACCGAGCACCGTCCCGGTCAGATCATCTGCGAGGACACGGGGCTGGGCATCGAGCGCACCGACGACCTCGTGGTCCTGCAGGTCTTCCAGCAGGGGCGCTCGGAGGAACAGAAGCGGGCCCTCTACGCCGGCCTGGCGCAGCGGCTCGAGGAGGCCGCCGGCCTGTCGCCCAGCGACCTCGTCGTCTCCGTCGCCTCGAACACCCGTGAGGACTGGTCCTTCGGCCTGGGGCGCGCCCAGTTCCTCGAGGGCGACCTCTGA
- a CDS encoding LacI family DNA-binding transcriptional regulator, with protein sequence MSIRKVAARAGVSTATVSRVFTQPQAVADETRRRVMTAAGELHYAPHPAASALARGRTCNLGIVVPDVSNSFSAVVTKAVDRQARREGYALFVAGSDEVVHDEETSARALAQQVDGLLLVSPRMPDDALLALADMTPIVMLNRLLDGIPAVLTNLYEATGHAVEHLHALGHRTVVYLAGPDGYTNDVRLRGFRDACSRLGMEASELGPFAARFQAGVRAADLVLAASVTAVVAYNDEIAVGVVNRLSDRGIGVPSDISVVGFDDTELAEMVTPRLTTVRIPAAMAGTAAVELLLDLVRGRDAGLGSPRELSAELVVRSSTGPARVAPDTGQDPAP encoded by the coding sequence ATGTCCATCCGCAAGGTCGCGGCCCGGGCCGGTGTGTCGACTGCGACGGTGTCCCGGGTGTTCACCCAGCCCCAGGCGGTAGCTGACGAGACTCGGCGCCGCGTCATGACGGCGGCCGGGGAGCTCCACTACGCCCCCCATCCGGCAGCGAGTGCGCTCGCGCGGGGGCGGACCTGCAACCTGGGCATCGTCGTCCCGGACGTCTCGAACTCCTTCTCCGCCGTCGTCACCAAGGCGGTCGACCGGCAGGCACGCCGGGAGGGCTACGCCCTCTTCGTCGCCGGGTCCGACGAGGTCGTGCACGACGAGGAGACGTCGGCACGAGCCCTGGCGCAGCAGGTGGATGGGCTGCTGCTCGTGTCGCCGCGGATGCCGGACGATGCCCTGCTGGCACTCGCCGACATGACGCCGATCGTCATGCTCAACCGCCTCCTCGACGGCATCCCGGCCGTGCTCACGAACCTCTACGAGGCGACCGGTCACGCCGTCGAGCACCTGCACGCACTCGGACACCGCACCGTTGTCTACCTGGCCGGCCCCGACGGTTACACCAACGACGTCCGGCTGCGCGGATTCCGTGACGCCTGCAGCCGGTTGGGCATGGAGGCGTCGGAACTCGGTCCCTTCGCGGCGCGGTTCCAGGCCGGTGTGCGCGCTGCCGACCTGGTCCTCGCAGCGTCGGTGACGGCTGTCGTCGCGTACAACGACGAGATCGCGGTGGGCGTGGTCAACCGGCTTTCCGACCGCGGGATCGGTGTGCCCTCAGACATCAGCGTCGTCGGCTTCGACGACACCGAGCTGGCCGAGATGGTGACGCCCCGGTTGACCACCGTGCGGATCCCGGCCGCCATGGCCGGGACCGCTGCCGTCGAGCTGTTGCTGGACCTCGTGCGGGGCCGTGACGCGGGCCTGGGCAGTCCGCGGGAGCTCTCGGCCGAGCTCGTCGTCCGGTCCAGTACCGGGCCGGCCCGCGTGGCCCCGGACACCGGGCAGGACCCGGCCCCGTGA
- a CDS encoding FUSC family protein → MTAWRRWVRGHAAALLLLVQGRGRSAAFRAARMTGATVAAFLVAQAVGLHTPPPLIAALTALLVVQATLSSTLLNGLQRVLSVVSGVALAVLFAAVVGLTWWSLGALVAASILAGQLLRLGPHLVEVPISAMLVLGASGAEDVGAGRVVETLIGAAVGVLVNVVFPPAVQTRYATQALERFADEIACLLHDAASALRAGRVTPEQSTRWLEDARRLNRHAPRVDRALAHAEESRRLNVRALRVPPVGGGTRAGLDALEHASVSLRTLFRAIDDATREQTGVREDAGYADIVRRTVASLLERMGTVVREFGRVIIAEARDAEGVEWNRLAGALEALRSGRTLMQDLLIGDPRSHSGLWEVNSTLLATIDRMLDEFGAVDGAPAQRPAPGSSRARRAAVTAGQRLRITRQAPTAHGNGPLSGRPPGEDA, encoded by the coding sequence GTGACCGCATGGCGACGGTGGGTCAGGGGCCACGCCGCCGCGCTGCTGCTCCTGGTGCAGGGACGGGGCCGCTCGGCCGCCTTCCGCGCGGCCCGCATGACGGGGGCGACCGTCGCCGCCTTCCTCGTGGCCCAGGCGGTGGGGCTGCACACCCCGCCGCCCCTGATCGCCGCGCTCACCGCCCTGCTGGTGGTGCAGGCGACCCTCAGCAGCACCCTCCTCAACGGCCTCCAGCGGGTGCTGAGCGTCGTGTCCGGAGTGGCCCTGGCGGTGCTGTTCGCCGCCGTCGTCGGGCTCACCTGGTGGAGCCTCGGGGCGCTGGTCGCCGCGTCGATCCTGGCCGGTCAGCTGCTCCGGCTGGGGCCGCACCTGGTGGAGGTCCCGATCAGCGCCATGCTCGTGCTGGGCGCGTCGGGCGCGGAGGACGTCGGCGCCGGCCGCGTCGTCGAGACGCTCATCGGGGCGGCCGTCGGCGTGCTGGTCAACGTGGTCTTCCCGCCGGCGGTGCAGACCCGGTACGCGACGCAGGCGCTGGAGCGGTTCGCCGACGAGATCGCCTGCCTCCTGCACGACGCGGCGTCGGCCCTGCGCGCCGGTCGCGTGACCCCCGAGCAGTCGACGCGCTGGCTGGAGGACGCCCGTCGGCTCAACCGGCACGCGCCGCGGGTCGACCGCGCGCTGGCCCACGCCGAGGAGAGCCGCCGGCTCAACGTCCGGGCGCTGCGGGTCCCGCCGGTCGGCGGGGGGACGCGGGCGGGCCTGGACGCCCTGGAGCACGCCTCGGTGTCGCTGCGCACCCTGTTCCGGGCCATCGACGACGCCACCCGGGAGCAGACCGGCGTCCGGGAGGACGCCGGGTACGCCGACATCGTCCGGCGCACCGTCGCGAGCCTCCTCGAACGCATGGGCACCGTGGTCCGCGAGTTCGGTCGGGTGATCATCGCCGAGGCCCGGGACGCCGAGGGCGTCGAGTGGAACCGGCTGGCCGGGGCGCTCGAGGCGCTCCGCAGTGGCCGGACGCTGATGCAGGACCTGCTGATCGGCGACCCGCGCAGCCACTCCGGCCTCTGGGAGGTCAACTCGACCCTGCTGGCGACCATCGACCGGATGCTGGACGAGTTCGGCGCGGTCGACGGTGCGCCGGCGCAGCGACCTGCCCCCGGCTCCTCCCGGGCCCGGCGGGCCGCCGTGACGGCGGGACAGCGGTTGCGCATCACCCGCCAGGCGCCGACCGCACACGGCAACGGGCCCCTCTCCGGGCGCCCGCCCGGGGAGGACGCCTGA
- a CDS encoding CoA-acylating methylmalonate-semialdehyde dehydrogenase translates to MPTHIPHWIEGARREGASGRTGEVTDSATGEVIGEVPLASTEEVDAAVAAASAAFPGWRDTSLAKRTAVLFRFRELLNARKPELAAIITAEHGKVLDDALGEVSRGQEVVEYACGVPSLVRGGFTENASTNVDVHSVRQPLGPVAIISPFNFPAMVPMWFFPIAIATGNTVVLKPSEQDPSASLWIAELWKEAGLPAGVFNVVHGDKVAVDRLLEHPDIQSVSFVGSTAIAQYVYETGTRHGKRVQALGGAKNHMVVLPDADLDLAADAAVNSGFGSAGERCMAISAVIAVGGVGDDLVARIAERTHTLRTGDGRKGCDMGPLISKRHRDRVESYVEAGEKEGAKLVVDGRQVQPEGGEDGFWLGPTLVDHVEPAMSVYTDEIFGPVLSVLRVDTYEHAVELINSNEYGNGTAIFTNDGGAARRFQHEVQVGMIGINVPIPVPMAYYSFGGWKNSLFGDTHAHGAEGVHFFTRGKVITSRWLDPSHGGLNLGFPQNA, encoded by the coding sequence ATGCCCACGCACATCCCGCACTGGATCGAGGGCGCCCGCCGCGAGGGCGCCAGTGGCCGCACCGGAGAGGTGACCGACTCGGCGACCGGCGAGGTCATCGGCGAGGTCCCGCTCGCCTCGACCGAGGAGGTCGACGCGGCGGTGGCCGCCGCCTCGGCGGCCTTCCCGGGCTGGCGCGACACCTCGCTGGCCAAGCGCACCGCGGTGCTCTTCCGCTTCCGCGAGCTGCTCAACGCCCGCAAGCCCGAGCTGGCGGCGATCATCACCGCCGAGCACGGGAAGGTCCTCGACGACGCCCTGGGCGAGGTCTCCCGCGGCCAGGAGGTCGTGGAGTACGCCTGCGGCGTGCCCTCGCTGGTCCGCGGCGGCTTCACCGAGAACGCCTCGACCAACGTCGACGTGCACTCGGTGCGCCAGCCGCTGGGACCGGTCGCGATCATCAGCCCGTTCAACTTCCCGGCGATGGTGCCGATGTGGTTCTTCCCCATCGCGATCGCCACCGGCAACACCGTCGTCCTCAAGCCCAGCGAGCAGGACCCGTCGGCGTCGCTGTGGATCGCCGAGCTGTGGAAGGAGGCCGGGTTGCCCGCCGGCGTGTTCAACGTCGTCCACGGCGACAAGGTCGCCGTCGACCGGCTCCTCGAGCACCCCGACATCCAGTCGGTGTCCTTCGTCGGGTCCACCGCGATCGCCCAGTACGTCTACGAGACCGGCACCCGGCACGGCAAGCGGGTGCAGGCCCTGGGCGGGGCGAAGAACCACATGGTCGTGCTGCCCGACGCCGACCTGGACCTCGCCGCTGACGCGGCGGTGAACTCCGGGTTCGGCTCGGCCGGTGAGCGGTGCATGGCGATCAGTGCCGTGATCGCCGTCGGCGGGGTGGGCGACGACCTGGTCGCCCGGATCGCCGAGCGCACCCACACCCTGCGCACCGGCGACGGCCGCAAGGGCTGCGACATGGGCCCGCTGATCAGCAAGCGGCACCGGGACCGGGTCGAGTCCTACGTGGAGGCCGGCGAGAAGGAGGGCGCCAAGCTCGTCGTCGACGGCCGCCAGGTGCAGCCCGAAGGCGGCGAGGACGGGTTCTGGCTCGGCCCGACCCTGGTCGACCACGTCGAGCCGGCGATGAGCGTCTACACCGACGAGATCTTCGGCCCCGTGCTGTCGGTGCTGCGGGTGGACACCTACGAGCACGCCGTCGAGCTGATCAACAGCAACGAGTACGGCAACGGCACCGCGATCTTCACCAACGACGGCGGCGCCGCCCGGCGCTTCCAGCACGAGGTGCAGGTCGGGATGATCGGCATCAACGTGCCGATCCCGGTGCCGATGGCCTACTACTCCTTCGGCGGGTGGAAGAACAGCCTCTTCGGTGACACCCACGCGCACGGCGCCGAGGGCGTGCACTTCTTCACCCGCGGCAAGGTCATCACCAGCCGCTGGCTGGACCCCAGCCACGGCGGCCTGAACCTGGGCTTCCCGCAGAACGCCTGA
- a CDS encoding DeoR/GlpR family DNA-binding transcription regulator has protein sequence MTAPSLRYEAAAERRTWMLSTLRSVGFLSVTDLARQLGVSQMTIRRDLHALENDGHVRLVHGGASLTPGAPLGSGSPEDAEARERVAAHAVDLVSDTDTIAIDAGATGHAVARALPETFSGCVISHSLPVLQCLSTRRLERVVALGGELLAGRHAFVGPTTEAATAQLRVRTFFLTPCGIDARGLYAASPAEASVQRQLMDIADEVVLVVTREAFRTSAPARIAPLGRLARLVTDQRPPSDLACALRRVGVVPHVVDG, from the coding sequence GTGACAGCTCCGAGCCTGCGCTACGAGGCGGCGGCCGAGCGTCGGACCTGGATGCTCTCAACGCTGCGATCGGTGGGCTTCCTGTCGGTCACCGACCTCGCCCGCCAGCTCGGTGTCTCGCAGATGACCATCCGCCGCGACCTGCACGCCCTCGAGAACGACGGTCACGTCCGGTTGGTGCACGGCGGGGCCAGCCTCACGCCCGGCGCTCCGCTGGGTTCCGGCTCTCCCGAGGACGCTGAGGCGCGAGAGCGGGTGGCCGCGCATGCCGTCGATCTCGTGAGCGACACGGACACGATCGCCATCGATGCCGGGGCGACGGGTCACGCGGTGGCCCGCGCGCTTCCGGAGACCTTCAGCGGGTGTGTCATCAGCCACTCCCTGCCCGTGCTGCAGTGCCTCTCCACCCGCAGGCTCGAGCGGGTGGTCGCTCTGGGAGGCGAACTCCTGGCCGGCCGACACGCGTTCGTCGGCCCCACGACGGAAGCTGCGACCGCCCAGCTGCGGGTCCGGACGTTCTTCCTCACCCCGTGCGGGATCGACGCCCGTGGCCTGTACGCGGCGTCTCCCGCTGAGGCTAGTGTCCAACGGCAGCTCATGGACATCGCCGACGAAGTGGTCCTGGTGGTGACACGGGAGGCGTTCCGGACCTCGGCGCCCGCACGGATCGCACCGCTCGGCCGACTGGCGAGGCTGGTCACCGACCAGCGGCCACCCTCGGACTTGGCCTGCGCCCTGCGACGGGTGGGAGTGGTCCCCCACGTCGTAGACGGGTGA
- a CDS encoding IS5-like element ISGeob6 family transposase (programmed frameshift), protein MSSVSSPPRLISDELWALAEPLIPPQRPAVHGRTGRPRVFDRDVLEGVAFVLSTGIGWPKLPRELGYGSGWTCWRRMHEWAEAGVFDQLHTAVLDRLGESGRLDWSRASLDSVSVRAKKGGELTGPNPTDRGKAGSKYHLLVDATGLPLNVLFSGANRHDSLFVEPILDPMPAIKRGGRGHPRRRPIKLHGDKGYDNPRVRRYLRHRGITARIARIGRIGRDSSARLGRHRWVVERTLGWLLSYKRLALRYDRTALTITALVRLAVTLICARRLPAN, encoded by the exons ATGTCGTCGGTGTCTTCCCCGCCACGGCTGATAAGTGACGAGCTGTGGGCGCTAGCCGAGCCGCTGATCCCGCCACAGAGGCCGGCGGTGCACGGGCGCACCGGTCGACCCCGGGTCTTCGACCGGGACGTGCTCGAAGGCGTCGCCTTCGTGCTCTCCACCGGCATCGGCTGGCCCAAGCTGCCCCGCGAACTGGGTTACGGCTCGGGTTGGACCTGCTGGCGGCGGATGCACGAGTGGGCCGAGGCCGGCGTCTTCGACCAGCTGCATACCGCCGTGCTTGACCGACTCGGCGAGAGTGGCCGGCTGGACTGGTCGCGGGCCAGCCTGGACTCGGTCAGCGTCCGGGCGA AAAAGGGGGGTGAGCTGACCGGGCCGAACCCGACCGACCGAGGCAAGGCCGGCAGCAAGTACCACCTGCTCGTCGACGCCACCGGGCTACCGCTCAACGTCCTGTTCTCCGGCGCGAACCGGCACGACAGCCTCTTCGTCGAACCCATCCTCGACCCGATGCCGGCGATCAAGCGAGGCGGCCGCGGCCATCCCCGCCGCCGGCCGATCAAGCTGCACGGCGACAAGGGCTATGACAACCCGCGGGTGCGCCGCTATCTGCGCCACCGCGGGATCACCGCCCGGATCGCCCGAATCGGCCGAATCGGCCGCGACTCCAGCGCGCGACTGGGCCGCCACCGCTGGGTCGTTGAGCGCACCCTCGGCTGGCTGCTGTCCTACAAACGCCTGGCTCTGCGCTACGACCGCACCGCCCTCACCATCACCGCGCTGGTCCGCCTGGCCGTCACCCTGATCTGCGCCCGACGCCTACCCGCGAACTGA
- a CDS encoding sugar porter family MFS transporter, translating into MKATGGAGRSKANNRFLVKLTVISTLGGLLFGYDTGVISGALLYMGEDLNLTPLSEAVVVSSLLFPGAAFGALLGGKLADALGRRGALFVCAVLFLVGAAITAVAPNVPIMVAGRILLGFGVGAAAAVVPLYLAEMAPVDARGRMVTINELMIVTGQFLAFATNAILDAVIDDPNVWRWMLGVATIPAVALFVGLFFLPDSPRWYAVRNRLDDTRRVLNLSRPPAEAAEEYNVVAEHARRDVGEDKGAAMRDLRAYPWMRRILWIGCGLATVQQATGINTVNYYAPTILESTGLGASASLILTVTVGVIAIIGTVIGIILLGFINRRPLIITGFIGVAAGHAVLAVSFLLPESNFRSYLILAAMLLVVFFVQTFIGTLVWLLLSEIFPMTIRGFAMGIAVFVLWTVNAAISFAFPPLVATLGATLTFGLFALINTGSIVFVTKFAPETRGRSLEELEDNFRTHDAGHFVHEAPAGVRGG; encoded by the coding sequence GTGAAGGCAACGGGTGGAGCCGGGCGGTCGAAAGCGAACAACCGGTTCCTCGTCAAGCTGACCGTGATCTCCACGCTCGGCGGTCTCCTCTTCGGCTATGACACCGGCGTCATCTCCGGTGCCCTGCTCTACATGGGCGAGGACCTGAACCTCACGCCGCTCAGCGAGGCGGTCGTGGTCAGCTCGCTGCTCTTCCCCGGGGCGGCCTTCGGTGCGCTCCTGGGGGGCAAACTGGCCGATGCACTGGGCCGGCGCGGGGCACTCTTCGTCTGCGCCGTCCTCTTCCTCGTCGGAGCCGCGATCACGGCCGTCGCCCCGAACGTTCCGATCATGGTGGCCGGCCGGATCCTCCTCGGCTTCGGCGTGGGAGCCGCGGCAGCGGTGGTCCCGCTCTACCTCGCCGAGATGGCGCCGGTGGACGCGCGGGGCCGCATGGTCACGATCAACGAGCTCATGATCGTGACCGGGCAGTTCCTCGCCTTCGCGACCAACGCCATCCTCGACGCGGTCATCGATGACCCGAACGTCTGGCGGTGGATGCTCGGCGTCGCCACCATCCCCGCGGTCGCCCTGTTCGTCGGCCTGTTCTTCCTGCCGGACTCGCCGCGCTGGTACGCGGTCCGGAACCGGCTCGACGACACCCGGCGCGTCCTGAACCTGAGCCGGCCCCCGGCAGAGGCCGCCGAGGAGTACAACGTCGTCGCCGAGCACGCCCGGCGCGACGTGGGCGAGGACAAAGGTGCGGCGATGCGTGACCTGCGCGCCTACCCGTGGATGCGTCGGATCCTGTGGATCGGCTGCGGCCTCGCCACCGTGCAGCAGGCGACCGGCATCAACACCGTCAACTACTACGCACCAACCATCCTGGAGTCCACCGGCCTCGGAGCGAGCGCCAGCCTGATCCTCACCGTCACCGTCGGCGTCATCGCGATCATCGGAACGGTCATCGGCATCATCCTGCTCGGCTTCATCAACCGCAGGCCGCTCATCATCACCGGCTTCATCGGAGTAGCGGCCGGACACGCGGTCCTCGCCGTCTCGTTCCTGCTCCCCGAGTCCAATTTCCGCAGCTACCTGATCCTGGCCGCGATGCTCCTGGTCGTCTTCTTCGTGCAGACGTTCATCGGCACGTTGGTCTGGTTGCTGCTCTCGGAGATCTTCCCGATGACCATCCGGGGCTTCGCCATGGGTATCGCGGTCTTCGTGCTGTGGACCGTCAATGCGGCGATCTCCTTCGCCTTCCCGCCGTTGGTTGCCACGCTCGGAGCGACGCTGACCTTCGGTCTGTTCGCGCTCATCAACACCGGTTCGATCGTCTTCGTGACCAAGTTCGCCCCCGAGACCCGCGGCCGCTCCCTGGAGGAACTCGAGGACAACTTCCGGACGCACGACGCAGGGCACTTCGTGCACGAAGCCCCGGCCGGTGTCCGCGGCGGGTGA
- a CDS encoding Gfo/Idh/MocA family protein: MREAVELGLPVVCDKPFAPDATMARETVLAVERRRSADHVPEPPVGCGLRTVPQVVTDGALGEVLLFESRMEQPPQPEGLPVTGGGALLHLGSHPVDQALHLLGPVGSVYAELRLAPRRTGSTRGSSWLSTTRAG; the protein is encoded by the coding sequence GTGCGCGAGGCGGTGGAGCTCGGGCTGCCGGTCGTGTGCGACAAGCCCTTCGCCCCCGACGCAACGATGGCGCGGGAGACCGTGCTCGCCGTCGAGCGCCGGCGTTCTGCTGACCATGTACCAGAGCCGCCGGTGGGATGCGGACTTCGGACCGTCCCGCAGGTCGTCACCGACGGCGCGCTCGGTGAGGTGCTGCTCTTCGAGTCGCGGATGGAGCAGCCGCCGCAGCCGGAGGGCCTCCCGGTCACCGGCGGTGGCGCGCTGCTGCACCTGGGCAGCCACCCGGTGGACCAGGCCCTGCACCTGTTGGGCCCGGTCGGGTCGGTCTACGCCGAGCTGCGCCTGGCGCCGAGGAGGACGGGTTCGACGAGGGGTTCTTCGTGGCTCTCCACCACGAGGGCGGGGTGA
- a CDS encoding sugar phosphate isomerase/epimerase family protein, whose product MRIALDPQMLRTVPLLELPDVVAGMGYEWIELSPREDFIPFFKHPRVDTATVRAFRSRLSDAGVGVTSLLPVMRWSGPGEVERQAAVRYWRRAIEICVELGVDTMNSEFNGRPEAPELAEAMFWRSMEELLPVFEREGVKLALEPHPDDFIELGLPALDMIRGIDSPCVSFLYCMPHTFHQGDDAPGIIANAGELLTHVHVADSMDHRASDGLRYITNPPGNTTRVHQHMELGRGDVDADEAFAALAGIGFDGVLTTCVFGWDNQARESGIRMLDAIRRLVGKHFPAGTLPDADAAGPDAGTSRPNFPQTPLPDDTAP is encoded by the coding sequence ATGAGGATCGCCCTGGACCCGCAGATGCTGCGCACCGTCCCCCTGCTGGAGCTGCCCGACGTGGTGGCCGGCATGGGCTACGAGTGGATCGAGCTGTCCCCCCGCGAGGACTTCATCCCGTTCTTCAAGCACCCGCGGGTGGACACCGCCACGGTGCGGGCGTTCCGGTCGAGGCTGTCCGATGCGGGCGTCGGCGTCACCTCGCTGCTGCCGGTCATGCGCTGGTCGGGCCCGGGTGAGGTGGAGCGGCAGGCCGCCGTCCGCTACTGGAGGCGGGCCATCGAGATTTGCGTCGAGCTCGGCGTGGACACCATGAACTCGGAGTTCAACGGCCGGCCCGAGGCGCCCGAGCTCGCCGAGGCGATGTTCTGGCGGTCGATGGAGGAGCTGCTGCCGGTCTTCGAGCGCGAGGGCGTCAAGCTGGCCCTCGAGCCGCACCCGGACGACTTCATCGAGCTCGGCCTCCCGGCACTCGACATGATCCGCGGCATCGACTCGCCGTGCGTGTCCTTCCTGTACTGCATGCCGCACACGTTCCACCAGGGCGACGACGCGCCGGGGATCATCGCGAACGCCGGCGAGCTGCTCACCCACGTGCACGTGGCCGACTCGATGGACCACCGGGCCTCGGACGGGCTGCGCTACATCACCAACCCGCCGGGCAACACCACCCGCGTCCACCAGCACATGGAGCTCGGGCGCGGCGACGTGGACGCCGACGAGGCCTTCGCGGCGCTGGCGGGGATCGGCTTCGACGGCGTCCTCACCACCTGCGTCTTCGGCTGGGACAACCAGGCCCGCGAGTCCGGCATCCGCATGCTCGACGCGATCCGCCGGCTGGTCGGCAAGCACTTCCCCGCGGGGACGCTCCCGGACGCCGACGCGGCCGGGCCCGACGCCGGCACCTCCCGGCCGAACTTCCCGCAGACCCCGCTCCCTGACGACACCGCTCCCTGA